The following are encoded in a window of Pelecanus crispus isolate bPelCri1 chromosome 6, bPelCri1.pri, whole genome shotgun sequence genomic DNA:
- the DLGAP5 gene encoding disks large-associated protein 5 yields the protein MSVARVIKMAATSQFASRYKKDLSTETLRTKVARRKSMLQKENRHKLFEKGRQFGLADVNVQLSKERGISQLHETSDMCFQENSSVKQKQSTNAATRKVNERKEMLQRYKEEKELRKLREQREKAKKGVFKVGLYRPTAPGFLSLVPEDPVIVKPKEKAVPASSGRITRSKAKNQEEKTVIPTASKHSTVCANGHSMRPTQAGRKQMSTDKVAEKEKVLQTAVQTTSNVRITRAASSAARQMLKTTATAATAGNQSQRKTANVGKQKKAVKPDIMEVIPSKHEVDKKPQLDPVMKDSAADSKHSVSVELQQEQTSVENKNNSAPGRPRTCSFAPQNFVFQPLSGLATYKVTPMTPSRANAFLTPDAFWDFSRSPVNIAEKSSETKAQEPNLKSQISPADKGIQEQQIATTLKGEKASELDDKTSIQRSNETIPVSTDITVLETKSDDVREQEHDVPYFRNILRSETERLMSQCLQWDGKFELDIPEDAKDLIRTTIGQTRLLIGERFKQFEGLVDNCEFKRGEKETTCTDLDGFWDMVNFQIEDVNKKFDNLKKLQDNEWQPLDVPSKAIVKKKTVPNGVSKPKLGAAGRTAARNRLAAIKAAMRDKMKHDGAADCTHQEKLPEVEKVVFEAGFFRIESPVKTFPGLLSKAPRRSSPRTSEKLATPRSSSRALLQSVPSVLCNPEDTTAKQTPPVLKGFHPVQNLKMHPFPTGKTPPLEKLPGVFLEQSISVVAEEHGSVAGTAEGTKVLENSSSEFKVMDGMEEMELSTAEQQGQDIVMCSPEKETCTDTPALAQSGEPKIHQTDLSCSDLTSIGRNPFDMPMLDDELPFTPVKTKAQKFAAAEAFSDLIVFSPLSPSGEK from the exons CAAAAGGAGAACAGACACAAGTTGTTTGAAAAGGGCAGACAGTTTGGATTGGCAGATGTCAACGTTCAGCTCTCAAAAGAGAGGGGAATTTCTCAACTACATGAGACAAGTGACATGTGCTTTCAAGAGAACAGCAGTGTGAAACAGA AACAATCTACAAATGCAGCCACCAGGAAGGTTAATGAACGCAAGGAAATGCTCCAGCgctataaagaagaaaaggaacttCGAAAACtgagagagcagagagagaaagcaaaaaagggtGTCTTTAAAGTTGGGTTATATAGACCAACTGCGCCTGGTTTTCTTTCACTTGTACCTGAAGATCCAGTGATAGTGAAGCCAAAAGAGAAG GCAGTGCCTGCTTCCTCCGGGAGGATTACTCGATCAAAGGCCAagaaccaagaagaaaaaactgtgaTACCAACGGCATCTAAGCACTCTACg GTCTGTGCCAATGGGCATAGCATGCGCCCTACACAAGCAGGACGCAAACAGATGAGTACAGACAAAGtggctgaaaaagagaaag TGTTGCAAACTGCAGTCCAGACAACCTCAAATGTAAGAATCACCAGAGCAGCCTCCTCTGCAGCTAGGCAGATGCTGAAAACAACAGCTACTGCTGCTACTGCTG GTAACCAGTCACAGAGAAAGACAGCTAATgtaggaaagcagaagaaagcagtcAAACCTGACATCATGGAG GTAATTCCTTCTAAACACGAAGTGGATAAAAAACCTCAGCTGGATCCAGTAATGAAAGATTCTGCAGCTGATTCTAAACATTCAGTGTCAGTAGAACTTCAACAGGAACAGACCtcagtggaaaacaaaaacaattctGCTCCAGGGAGACCCAGAACATGCTCTTTTGCACCTCAAAACTTTGTGTTTCAGCCATTAAGTGGATTAGCAACCTACAAAGTTACACCCATGACTCCTTCTAGGGCAAATGCATTTTTGACACCTGATGCCTTCTGGGATTTTTCGAGATCTCCAGT TAATATAGCTGAAAAATCCAGTGAAACTAAGGCACAAGAGCctaatttaaaaagtcaaatttcACCTGCTGATAAAGGCATTCAAGAACAGCAAATTGCTACAACtttgaaaggagagaaag caAGTGAATTGGATGACAAAACTTCCATTCAGAGATCCAATGAAACAATTCCTGTCTCTACAGATATAACAGTGCTTGAAACAAAGTCAGATGATGTAAGAGAGCAAGAGCATGATGTCCCCTATTTCAG aaacatTCTTCGGTCTGAGACAGAGAGGCTGATGTCTCAGTGCCTCCAGTGGGATGGAAAATTTGAGCTGGACATTCCAGAGGATG CTAAAGATCTTATTCGCACTACAATTGGTCAGACAAGGCTGCTCATAGGAGAAAGGTTTAAACAGTTTGAAGGACTGGTGGATAATTGTGAATTTAAACGGGGTGAAAAAGAAACGACGTGTACAGACTTAGATGgattttgggacatggttaaTTTTCAG ATAGAAGATGTGAACAAAAAATTTGATAATCTGAAGAAGCTTCAAGACAATGAGTGGCAACCACTTGATGTCCCAAGCAAAGCAATTGTCAAG aaaaagacTGTTCCAAATGGAGTGTCTAAACCAAagctgggagcagctggaagAACTGCTGCCCGAAACCGGCTTGCTGCTATAAAAGCAGCGATGAGGGATAAAATGAAGCATGACGGAGCTGCTGATTGTACACATCaggagaagctgccagaagtaGAAAAAGTGGTTTTTGAAGCGGGATTTTTCAGAATTGAAAGCCCTGTGAAAACCTTTCCAG GCTTGCTCTCAAAGGCACCTCGCAGATCTTCTCCGCGGACTTCTGAAAAACTGGCAActccaagatcatccagtaGAGCTTTGCTTCAGAGCgttccttctgttctttgtaaCCCTGAGGATacaactgcaaaacaaacaccaccagtGCTTAAAGGCTTCCACCCAGtgcaaaatctgaaaatgcaCCCGTTTCCCACTGGAAAAACTCCCCCACTGGAAAAACTCCCCGGCGTTTTTCTTGAACAAAG catttctgtagtTGCAGAAGAACACGGTTCTGTTGCTGGCACAGCAGAGGGAACTAAG GTGCTGGAAAATTCTAGCAGTGAATTCAAAGTAATGGATGGCATGGAAGAGATGGAACTATCTACTGCAGAACAACAAGGACAAGATATTGTCATGTGCAGTCCAGAGAAGGAGACCTGCACAGACACACCTGCACTTGCTCAGTCTGGAGAACCAAAAATACATCAAACAG acCTTTCGTGTAGTGATTTGACATCCATTGGCAGAAATCCTTTTGATATG ccaatGCTGGATGATGAGCTTCCCTTCACTCCAGTCAAGACCAAAGCCCAGAAgtttgcagcagctgaagcatTCAGTGACCTTAttgtattttctcccctttctccctctggggaaaaatga
- the LGALS3 gene encoding galectin-3 produces the protein MSDGFSLSDALATSNNPTPSAPPPQGWPSWGNQPPAPGGVPAYPGPPGTYPGGPGAYPGAPGAFPGAPAGPGLYPAPGQPPSGPGFGPSPPQGGPAPPMKVPFDLPLQAGLLPRLLITITGTINPNANRFSLDFKKGNDIAFHFNPRFNEDNRKVIVCNSMFQNNWGKEERTAPRFPFEAGKPFKLQILCEVDHFKVAVNDAHLLQYSFREKQLNAITKLCIAGDITLTSVTPTMI, from the exons atgtcaGACGGTTTCTCT ttATCCGATGCCTTGGCCACCAGCAACAATCCCACCCCgtctgccccccctccccaaggcTGGCCCTCCTGGGGGAACCAGCCGCCGgctcccgggggggtcccggcgtaccccggccccccggggaCCTATCCTGGAGGACCAGGAGCGTATCCTGGAGCACCCGGAGCGTTCCCTGGAGCACCAGCTGGACCAGGGCTGTATCCTGCCCCAGGACAACCGCCCAGTGGCCCTGGATTCGGGCCCTCTCCTCCGCAGGGGGGACCGGCTCCTCCGATG AAAGTCCCCTTCGATCTGCCCCTGCAGGCAGGACTCCTCCCTCGGCTGCTCATAACCATCACCGGGACCATCAACCCCAACGCCAACAG GTTTTCACTGGATTTCAAGAAAGGGAATGACATTGCCTTCCACTTCAATCCCCGCTTTAATGAAGACAACAGGAAAGTCATCGTCTGTAATTCGATGTTCCAGAATaactggggaaaggaggagaggacagcTCCTAGGTTTCCATTTGAAGCTGGAAAACCCTTCAAG ctccAGATCCTTTGCGAGGTGGATCACTTCAAGGTAGCAGTCAACGACGCTCACTTGCTGCAGTACAGCTTCCGCGAGAAGCAGCTGAACGCGATCACCAAACTCTGCATTGCTGGGGACATCACCCTCACCAGCGTCACACCCACCATGATATAA
- the MAPK1IP1L gene encoding MAPK-interacting and spindle-stabilizing protein-like, with translation MSGTDDFSLADALPDQSPAKTSKVSSTKPGQQPGQPPQGWPASNPWNNPSAPPTAPTGLPPNTSASSVPFGPPPTGMYPSMPPGPPAPFPPPPTGPSCPPPGGPYPPPTVPGPVPPGQYPPPNMPFPELPRPYGGPTEPAAPPAPVGPWGSMPSGAWGPTMGGQYPAPSMPYPPPGPYSAPTQTPGAAPTVPWGTVPPGTWGPSPPGPFPPPTGSYPAPGLYPTPPNPFQVPSGPAGAPSMPGGPHPYR, from the exons ATGTCTGGAACTGATGATTTTTCG TTGGCAGATGCTTTACCAGATCAGTCGCCTGCTAAAACCTCCAAAGTGAGCAGTACAAAACCTGGTCAACAGCCTGGTCAGCCACCGCAGGGTTGGCCAGCTTCGAATCCTTGGAACAACCCAAGCGCTCCCCCTACGGCACCAACCGGACTGCCACCAAATACGTCCGCTTCCAGCGTGCCATTCGGACCTCCGCCAACAGGAATGTATCCTTCAATGCCCCCTGGACCGCCTGctccatttcctcctcctcctactGGACCCTCTTGCCCTCCTCCTGGTGGTCCATATCCACCCCCAACTGTGCCAGGTCCTGTCCCACCAGGGCAATATCCTCCACCAAATATGCCCTTTCCAGAGCTTCCAAGACCTTATGGTGGTCCAACAGAGCCAGCTGCACCTCCTGCTCCTGTTGGGCCATGGGGATCCATGCCCTCTGGAGCATGGGGACCAACAATGGGAGGGCAGTATCCTGCACCTAGCATGCCATATCCACCCCCAGGGCCATATTCCGCTCCTACCCAGACTCCAGGGGCTGCGCCAACAGTACCATGGGGTACGGTCCCACCTGGAACATGGGGACCTTCACCGCCAGGTCCGTTTCCTCCACCCACAGGATCATATCCAGCTCCAGGACTATATCCTACGCCCCCTAATCCTTTTCAAGTGCCATCTGGTCCTGCTGGTGCTCCATCAATGCCTGGTGGTCCCCAT CCTTACCGTTGA